One part of the Rutidosis leptorrhynchoides isolate AG116_Rl617_1_P2 chromosome 1, CSIRO_AGI_Rlap_v1, whole genome shotgun sequence genome encodes these proteins:
- the LOC139888100 gene encoding uncharacterized protein produces MAGSNNDINVLNQSYIFDKLKKGTSPLAPIEVNDNQYTKGYYLADGIYPDWATLVKGFACPTDDPRIKFTRFQASARKNVERAFGVLQGRFHILRLAARTMSVNKMRRVMDCCIILYNMISEDQGFALSDWEEEFITEDMENRPERIPNRGRDQDVIIREIRDRTVHDQLTDDLVEHIWNLPSAFRTMNG; encoded by the coding sequence ATGGCGGGTTCCAACAATGATATAAATGTTTTGAATCAATCCTATATTTTTGATAAACTTAAAAAGGGAACATCTCCACTAGCACCAATTGAGGTAAACGATAATCAGTACACAAAAGGCTATTACTTAGCTGACGGTATATATCCTGACTGGGCTACTCTTGTCAAAGGTTTTGCGTGTCCGACAGATGATCCAAGGATTAAGTTTACTAGGTTTCAAGCTAGTGCCCGAAAGAATGTAGAGAGGGCATTTGGGGTTCTTCAAGGTCGATTTCATATTTTAAGGTTAGCAGCACGCACTATGTCGGTAAACAAGATGCGGAGAGTTATGGACTGTtgtatcatattatataatatgatttcgGAGGATCAAGGATTTGCGTTAAGTGATTGGGAAGAAGAGTTCATTACCGAAGATATGGAGAATCGTCCGGAACGGATACCGAATAGAGGACGGGATCAAGACGTTATCATCCGAGAAATAAGAGATAGGACGGTGCACGACCAACTAACCGATGATCTAGTTGAACATATTTGGAACCTTCCGTCCGCATTCCGCACCATGAATGGTTAa